A stretch of DNA from Bacteroidales bacterium:
ATTGGCAATTGGTCGTTTGGCGATTATTTTAAAAAGGAAGCCATAGATTGGGCATGGGAATTACTAACCGATGTATATAAAATTAATGCCGGGGATTTGTATGTTACAATTTTCGCAGGTGATGAAAAAGAAGGGCTTCCGAAAGATGATGAAGCGTATAATTTTTGGAAAAACAGAGTGCCGGAAGAAAAAATATTGCTTGGAAGCAAAAAAGATAATTTCTGGGAGATGGGAGAAAGCGGTCCTTGCGGGCCCTGCTCCGAAATTCATATTGACCTGCGTAGCGAAGAAGAAAAACATAAAATTGCAGGTAAGGATTTGGTTAATAAAGGAAACCCTTTGGTAATCGAAATATGGAATCTGGTTTTTATTCAGTTTAACAGGAAATCTGACGGGAAATTGGAACCCCTTAAGGCAAAACATGTGGATACGGGCATGGGGTTTGAAAGACTGAGCATGGTTTTACAAAAAGTAAAATCAAATTATGATACGGATATTTTTCAGCCGCTGATACAGCAGATAGCTTTGCTGGCGAATTGCCGATATGGTGAAAACTCTAAAAAAGATATAGCTATCCGGGTAATTGCCGACCACCTGAGAGCTGTTGCTTTTGCAATTGCCGATGGGCAGCTTCCCTCAAACAACAAGGCCGGATATGTGATAAGGCGAATTCTAAGGCGTGCCGTGCGTTATGGATACACATTTCTGGGTTTCAAAGAACCGTTTATGAATAGCCTGGTTAGCATTTTGGCAAGCCAGATGGGCGAAACATTTCAGGAACTACTAACACAAAAAGAACTCATTACAAAGGTAATCGCAGAAGAAGAGTCTGCATTTCTCCGTACACTTGATATGGGAATACATAAATTTGAAAATTATAAAGCTGTAAATAATAGTATTGACGGACGTTTTGCTTTTGAATTATTTGACACGTATGGGTTTCCGGTTGACCTAACACAATTGATGGCCAAAGAAAAAGGATATGTTGTGGATATGGAAGGTTACAATACCTGCCTGAATGAACAGAAAATTCGTTCCCGCCAGGCCGCTACAGTTGATAAGGAAGATTGGGTGGTGGTGCATGAATATGATAGAGAAAGTGTTTTTGTCGGATATGATACCTTGTCGGCAAATTCTAAAATACTGAGGTACCGAAAAATAAAAAGCAAGGGAAAAACTCAGTACCAGTTTGTACTTGACAAAACACCTTTTTATGCGGAATCAGGAGGCCAGATGGGAGATAAAGGCATTCTCCAGTCAGAAAAGGAAACAATAAAAATCGAAGACACTATAAAAGAAAATAACCTTATTATACATCTTGTTTCAGAATTACCTGAACATATTCATGTTAATTTTGAAGCCAATGTGGACAGGAAGAAGCGCCTTAGCACACAAAACAATCATACGGCCACGCATTTATTGCATAAAGCATTAAAAGAGGTTCTTGGAAATCATGTTGAACAAAAAGGCTCGCTGGTAAATGACGAATATTTGCGTTTTGATTTCTCTCATTTTACCGGGCTGACGAATGATGAAAAAAAGGCAGTTGAAAGAATAGTTTTTCAAAAAATTGCAGAAAATCTTAATGTGGAAGCTGCGACTGACGTTCCCTTGGATATAGCCAAAACACAAGGAGCAGTAGCACTTTTTGGCGAAAAATATGGAGATAAGGTCAGAGTAATTTCTATTGGCGAAAGTTATTCCAAAGAGCTTTGCGGTGGTACTCACGTGAAAAATACCGGGCAGATTGGCTTATTTCTTATTACTGAGGAAACAGCAATTGCTGCTGGCGTGAGACGCATTGAAGCTCTCACGGGAGAAACAGCGTATGCTTATATACAGGAAAACTTTATAGAGCCCCTTGAAAAAATAAAATTATCATTGAAAAAAAAATATACGGAACTCCCCGAAACAGTTCATGCTATTATTGAACAAAATAATTTTCTGCGTAAGCAAATAGAAGCTTTGCAGAAAGATAAAGCACAAGGATTGAAAGAAGAATTAAAAACAAAAGTGGAGCAAATTAATGGTGTAAATTTTTTGACATCAAAGACCGGGCTTGACCCGGTAAACATAAAAGATATTGCCTTCGCACTCAAGAATGATATGGAAAATTTGTTTCTTGTACTTGCCAGCGAAAACAATGGGAAAGCTTCTATCACTTTGATGATCTCCGAAAACCTTGTGGAAACAAATAAATGGAATGCCTCCCGGATAATCAGGGATTTGGCAAAAGAAATTCAGGGCGGTGGCGGCGGCCAGGATTTTTATGCAACAGCAGGCGGAAAAAATCCGGAAGGGATTGAAAAAGTTTTTTTAAAGGCAAAGGAATTTGTCAGCGGAAACACCGATAAACAATAATTTTAAGAAATCAGAGTTTCTTTTTTAATATAATTTAATTAAGAGTGCTAATTAGAAAAATACTTTTACAACTCATTGTGCTGGAATTGATTTTTAATAATATCAATGCCCAGGAAATTGGCATCGCCGAGTGGAGGGTGCATCTGCCATACCGCCAGACAATTTCCCTTGATTTTGCCGGTTCACTGGTTTATTGTGCCACCCCATATGGTATTTTTTATTTTGATAAAGAAGATAATACTATCAATCAGATTACAAAAATAAACGGCTTGTCAGATGTTAACATTAGCAAAATAAGATACAGCGAACAATATAAAGCACTAATCATAGTCTATACAAATGCAAATATTGACTTGATTTACGAAAAAAGCATAATTAATATTTCAGACATCAAACGTAAAACCATATTAGGGAATAAAACAATTAACAATATTACCATTTATGGGAATTATGCTTATTTGTCATGCGGCTTTGGTATTGTGGTACTGGATATCCTTCAAAACGAAATTAAGGATACTTATTATATAGGGCAAAACGGCTCATCAATGAATGTGCTTGA
This window harbors:
- the alaS gene encoding alanine--tRNA ligase, whose product is MKSKEVRNTFLEFFRSKQHQIVPSAPMVIKNDPTLMFTNAGMNQFKDIFLGNEPAIYKRVADTQKCLRVSGKHNDLEEVGHDTYHHTMFEMIGNWSFGDYFKKEAIDWAWELLTDVYKINAGDLYVTIFAGDEKEGLPKDDEAYNFWKNRVPEEKILLGSKKDNFWEMGESGPCGPCSEIHIDLRSEEEKHKIAGKDLVNKGNPLVIEIWNLVFIQFNRKSDGKLEPLKAKHVDTGMGFERLSMVLQKVKSNYDTDIFQPLIQQIALLANCRYGENSKKDIAIRVIADHLRAVAFAIADGQLPSNNKAGYVIRRILRRAVRYGYTFLGFKEPFMNSLVSILASQMGETFQELLTQKELITKVIAEEESAFLRTLDMGIHKFENYKAVNNSIDGRFAFELFDTYGFPVDLTQLMAKEKGYVVDMEGYNTCLNEQKIRSRQAATVDKEDWVVVHEYDRESVFVGYDTLSANSKILRYRKIKSKGKTQYQFVLDKTPFYAESGGQMGDKGILQSEKETIKIEDTIKENNLIIHLVSELPEHIHVNFEANVDRKKRLSTQNNHTATHLLHKALKEVLGNHVEQKGSLVNDEYLRFDFSHFTGLTNDEKKAVERIVFQKIAENLNVEAATDVPLDIAKTQGAVALFGEKYGDKVRVISIGESYSKELCGGTHVKNTGQIGLFLITEETAIAAGVRRIEALTGETAYAYIQENFIEPLEKIKLSLKKKYTELPETVHAIIEQNNFLRKQIEALQKDKAQGLKEELKTKVEQINGVNFLTSKTGLDPVNIKDIAFALKNDMENLFLVLASENNGKASITLMISENLVETNKWNASRIIRDLAKEIQGGGGGQDFYATAGGKNPEGIEKVFLKAKEFVSGNTDKQ